One region of Wyeomyia smithii strain HCP4-BCI-WySm-NY-G18 chromosome 3, ASM2978416v1, whole genome shotgun sequence genomic DNA includes:
- the LOC129733034 gene encoding probable serine/threonine-protein kinase fhkB — protein MAIKFLLLLVVTVGAANISDLPQQTQQQSQPENSQNRDQSQLQQPSDRQQQQQQTQTRYASDSDDQRNEELVGYDFSYSVQDPITGDYKSQEESRRNGNVRGQYSWIDANGIRQIVEYRADDRNGFNSEHRREPAARPKLSRVLKVIPAPLYTVDTVIAPVYTSASRTDHLRTRSQDSRDNRVEERDHDGHDNRDNRDERDRSDRRDERLDGLDRSHDSRRAQSEVRFQDPTVTYQYTY, from the exons ATGGCGATTAAG tttttgtTGTTATTAGTGGTCACCGTTGGCGCCGCCAACATTTCGGATTTACCTCAGCAAACACAACAGCAGAGTCAACCGGAAAACTCACAAAATCGAGACCAGTCACAATTGCAACAACCGAGCGACcgacagcagcaacagcaacaaacgCAAACGAGATATGCTTCCGATAGTGATGACCAAAGAAACGAGGAACTGGTTGGTTATGATTTCTCCTACTCCGTTCAGGACCCAATCACCGGCGATTACAAAAGTCAGGAAGAATCACGACGAAATGGAAATGTGAGAGGACAATACTCCTGGATTGATGCCAATGGGATTAGACAAATCGTGGAATACCGAGCGGACGACCGAAATGGATTCAACTCGGAACATCGGCGTGAGCCGGCTGCCCGACCTAAATTGAGCCGAGTACTGAAGGTCATTCCAGCACCTCTATATACTGTAGATACTGTAATAGCACCCGTTTACACGTCTGCTTCTCGCACGGATCATTTACGGACCCGCAGTCAGGATAGCCGTGATAACCGCGTGGAGGAACGTGATCATGATGGGCATGATAATCGAGACAATCGAGATGAACGCGATCGTTCGGATCGACGTGATGAACGGCTCGATGGGCTCGATCGGAGCCATGACAGCCGACGGGCGCAATCAGAAGTGAGATTTCAAGATCCAACCGTCACTTACCAGTACACGtactga
- the LOC129733041 gene encoding cuticle protein 7-like: MAFKFVALFALVAVASAGLLPAQPIAYHTASPIYHQQPLVKAIAQPAYVKTIAQPAYVQPTYVKAIAQPTYVKQVEEYAPANYEFSYSVHDAHTGDIKSQHETRHGDQVQGQYSLLDSDGHQRIVDYTADEHNGFNAVVRREPAAVKIAQPVTKVIAQPVAKVIAQPAYYQHHY; encoded by the exons ATGGCATTCAAA TTTGTTGCTCTATTCGCTCTGGTGGCTGTGGCCAGCGCTGGTCTTCTACCAGCCCAGCCAATTGCTTACCATACTGCCTCACCGATCTACCACCAGCAACCGTTGGTGAAAGCTATTGCTCAGCCTGCCTATGTCAAGACCATTGCCCAGCCAGCCTATGTTCAGCCGACATACGTCAAAGCCATCGCTCAGCCAACCTATGTCAAACAAGTGGAGGAATATGCTCCAGCTAACTACGAGTTCTCCTACTCCGTTCACGATGCTCACACCGGAGATATCAAGAGCCAACACGAAACCCGCCACGGAGATCAAGTTCAAGGCCAGTACAGCCTTTTGGACTCCGACGGCCACCAGCGCATCGTTGATTACACCGCCGACGAGCACAATGGGTTCAACGCCGTTGTCCGCCGGGAACCAGCTGCCGTCAAGATTGCCCAACCCGTTACCAAAGTTATCGCTCAACCCGTCGCCAAGGTTATCGCTCAGCCAGCGTATTATCAACATCATTACTAG
- the LOC129733040 gene encoding cuticle protein 7-like: MTYRFLALFAVLSIATAGIVPVQEVHTSYHEPLTSYHHPQPAIVKTIAHQPTLVKTIAQPTLVKQVEYHDDHNVQYDFSYGVHDEHTGDIKEQHESRQGDQVHGQYSLIDSDGHKRTVQYTADDHNGFNAVVHREPSDIRIPQPVHKVAIAQPITKVIAAQPTYIASAGSYHAAAPSTVIKTTGLSHY; this comes from the exons ATGACTTACAGA TTTCTCGCCCTATTCGCAGTTTTGAGCATTGCCACCGCTGGGATTGTTCCGGTGCAGGAGGTGCACACTTCATACCATGAACCGCTTACTTCTTACCACCATCCCCAACCGGCAATAGTTAAAACCATCGCCCATCAGCCTACACTCGTAAAAACCATCGCCCAACCAACATTAGTTAAACAAGTCGAATATCACGATGACCACAATGTACAGTACGACTTTTCCTACGGGGTTCACGATGAGCACACCGGCGACATCAAGGAACAACATGAGTCTCGCCAAGGAGATCAAGTCCATGGCCAATACAGTCTGATCGATTCCGACGGTCACAAGCGAACCGTTCAGTATACAGCCGATGACCATAACGGTTTCAACGCCGTGGTGCACCGTGAGCCATCCGATATTCGGATCCCACAACCGGTGCATAAGGTAGCCATTGCTCAGCCAATTACTAAAGTGATTGCCGCCCAACCGACATACATTGCCTCAGCTGGTTCCTACCATGCCGCTGCTCCCTCTACTGTGATTAAAACTACTGGACTGTCGCACTACTGA
- the LOC129728494 gene encoding cuticle protein 8-like yields the protein MFSKICILLLAFVSAIAAQSYYQPLAYQHAEEKHAPISYEFHYDIHDDHTGDVHGRKEARKDDHTQGEYYLIDADGYKRTVTYQVDGKSGFIALVHREPIKGHQPAPKPVHKVLAVPVLHAYHH from the exons ATGTTTTCCAAA ATCTGCATTCTTCTATTGGCTTTTGTCAGTGCCATAGCTGCTCAAAGTTATTACCAACCACTAGCTTATCAACATGCAGAGGAGAAACATGCCCCTATAAGCTATGAGTTTCACTACGATATCCATGATGACCATACCGGTGATGTGCATGGCCGCAAGGAGGCTCGTAAGGATGACCATACCCAGGGAGAGTACTACCTGATTGATGCTGATGGTTACAAACGAACGGTCACCTACCAGGTTGATGGCAAGAGCGGATTCATCGCTCTGGTGcatcgagaaccaatcaagggACACCAGCCAGCCCCGAAACCAGTTCATAAGGTGTTAGCTGTTCCGGTATTGCACGCTTACCATCATTAA